TACTCGATGTAGTCGATGGCGTCCTTGTACTCGTCGGGCAGGAACTTGGTCAGGGCGTCGGTCGTCTCGTACAGGTGGTTGTCGAGGTCGAAGACCGGGAAGTCGAGTCGTCTGGCCATGGGGTCCCCCTTGGTGGTTTCCGGCATCTGCACGATCGTTCGCGGGCCGGGCCCGGCACGCCAAACATGATAATCCTGTCTACCCGGGGGCCCTCAAGCCCGCCGGCACCGCCCTCAGCTGGCCGCCGCCGCCACGTCGGGGGGCGCGTTGTGGAAGTACGAGCGCTCCTCGTAGCGGTCCTTGATCCGCCACCCCTCCGGGGTCCGAGCCAGCACGTCCCGGTACCAGAGCCCGCAGAAGAAGACGTGGGTCTGGCCCTCACCGCGGTCGAGGACCATGGGGTTGTGGCAGATGGTCCGGGCCCGGGCCGTGTCCCCGTCGAGCTCGAGGACGGTGTTGGCGATCATGTGCTGGAAGCTGGAGAACATCGGCATGGCCGACTCGAGGAACGCCCGGGTCTCCTTCACCCCGCCGCGGGGGCCGCCCATCTCCGTGTAGTCGATGACGGCGTCGGCAGTGAAGACCTTCTCGAAGGCGTCCCAGTCGCGGCTGTCGACGGCGTGGCTGTAGCGGACGAGCAGGTCCTGGATCTCGAGGCGGTCGGAGATCTCCTGCAGGGACAGCATCTGACACCTCCGGGTTGTGGCAGCGGGCCGCCGAGAGTCTGCCGCCTACACTCGGCCGGTGCCTGCGCAGTTCGATCCCCGTAGCCCGGTGGTCGTCGGAGCCGGCCAGATGCTCCAGCGGCCCGACCGGCTGGAGGACGCCCTCGAGCCGGTGGCCCTGATGGGCGAAGCCGCCGCTGCCGCCGCCGCCGACTGCGGCCCCCCGACTCTCGCCGCCGGAGCCGAGCTGGTCGTCGCGGTGCAGGGGGCGTGGGGGTACACGGACCCCGCCCGCATCGTGGCCGGGCGCATCGGCGCCCGGCACGCCCGCACCGCCCTCACCGCCCACGGGGGGAACACCCCCCAGAGCGTGCTCAACATCCTGGCCGGCCGGATCGCGGCCGGAAAGCTCGACCGGGCCGTGCTGGTTGGTGGGGAGACCATCTGGTCCCGGCGCCGGCTCCGGGAGCAGGGCATCCGGGCGCCGGTGACCGAGCAGGCCGACGGGGCCCCGGACGAGCTCCTCGGCTCGGAGCTCGGTATGGGTGAGGACTTCGAGCGGGCCGCCGGCGTCTCCGCTCCCATCCACTTCTATCCCGTGTTCGAGAGCGCCATCCGCCACGCCCGGGGCGAGAGTCTCGACGCCCACCGCGACCGGCTGGCCCGGATGTGGGAGGGGTTCAACCGGGTGGCGGTGGCCAACCCCTACGCCTGGTCCCGCCGCCCGATGACGGCGGCCGAGATCCGGGAGCCGACACCGGACAACCGGATGGTCGGCTTTCCCTACACCAAGGCCATGAACTCGAACTGGGACCTCGACCAGGCGGCGGCGGTCGTGATCTGCTCGGCCGAGGCGGCCGCCGCCGCCGGGGTGCCCCGGGACCGCTGGGTCTTCCTGCACGCCGGCACCGACGCCCGGGAGGAGGCCTTCGTGACCCGGCGCTGGTCGTTTGCCGAGTACCCCGCCCTGACCTCCGCCGGCCGCCGCCTGTGGGCTCTGGCCGGGGTCGGCCCGGACGACGTGGCCCATGTCGACCTGTACAGCTGCTTCCCCTCCGCGGTCCAGGCCGCGGCTGCAGGCACCGGGGTGGGGGAGGAGCGCGAGCTGACCGTCACCGGTGGGCTGACCTTTGCCGGGGGCCCGCTCAACAACTACGTGACCCACTCGGTGGCGAGCATGCTCGGCGTGCTGCGGGCCGACCCGGGCAGTCGGGGGCTGGTCACGGCCAACGGGGGGTTCATCAGCAAGCACGCCATGGGCGTGTACTCGACCGACCCCGCCCCGGGTCCGTTCCGTTGGGAGGATGCCACCCCCGCCATGCGTCTGCGGGACGCCGCGCTGGGCTATGCCGGCCCGGTGACGGTCGACGCCTACACGGTCATGCACGGTCGGGAGGGCGCGGAGGTGGCGCTCTTCGCCCTGCTGGACCCGCAGGGCCGTCGGGCCTGGGGCCGCAGCGACGACGCGGTGGTCATGAAGGCGGGGGTCACCGAGGAGCTGATCGGTCGGGCGGCTCACCTCGATCCCAACCTGACCGTCACCCTCGAGTAGGTCACGGTGGACGAGCGCGGCGCCATCAGCAACCTGGTCTACGCCTACGCCGACCGCATCGACGCCGGGGATTTCGAGGGCGTGGCCGATCTGCTGCGTGACGCGGTGGTCAGCGCCGAGGGCAACGACGCCGTGTACCGCGGCTACGACGCCATCCTCGGCATGTACACGGCCGCCACGCGCCGGTACGAGGACGGCACCCCCAGGACCAAGCACGTCACGACCAACCTGGCCGTCGAGCTGGACGAGGGAGGGCGCAAGGCCACGGCCCGCTCGTACTTCACGGTCCTGCAGGCCGTTCCCGGCCAGCTGGCCCTGCAGCCGGTGATAGCGGGCCGCTACCGCGACGGCTTCGAGCTCGGCGGCACCGGGTGGCGCTTCACCTCCCGCCATATGATCGTCGACCTGGTGGGGGACCTCAGCCACCACCTCCTGTACGAGCTGCCCGAGGAGACGGGACGAACTTGACCCCCGAGCCCGCCGGCCTCACGGTGTCGCACATCGGGATCTGCGTGTCCGACCTGGAGCGGTCCCTGCGCTTCTACTGCGACGGGCTGGGCTTCAGCCCCGCCGAGCGCCACGCCATCGGCAACGAGTTCGCCGACACCCTCGAGGTGCCCGGCGACGTGGTGCTGACCTCGCAGTTCATCCGCCGCGCGGGTCTCTCGGTCGAGCTGCTCCACTACTCGTCCCCGGCGGTCACCGGCCGGCCGGCCAGCACGCGCAACCAGTTGGGGATCACCCATCTGTCGTTCGTCGTGGCCGACCTGGACGCCGCCGCCGCCCGGCTCGAGGAGTGCGGCGGGACGGTGGTCGAGCCGACCCGCACCAAGGGGGAGGGCGTGTACCTCCTGTTCGTCGCCGACCCGGACGGGACCCGGGTCGAGCTGATGCAGTTCTGAGGCCGGCTGTGGCCCTGTTCGGACTCCGCTTCGACTTCCGCAACCCGGCCGTGGCCGGAACCGCGATGAGCGAGCGTTACGCCGCCGCCCTCGACATGGCGGAATGGGCCGACGGGCTGGGGGCGGTGGCGATCACGCTGTCCGAGCACCACGGCTCGGAGGACGGCTACCTGCCCAGCGCCCTCACCATGGCCGCGGCCGTCGCCGCCCGCACCCGCAACGCCCGCCTCACCATCGCCGCCATCGTGGCCCCGCTCCACGACCCGATCCGGCTGGCGGAGGAGGCGGCCATCGTCGACCTGCTCAGCGGCGGCCGCCTCGACCTCATCCTCGTCAACGGCTACGTGGCCGGCGAGTTCGAGATGTTCGGGGTGCCCCTCGGGGAGCGGGTGCGGCGGACCGTCGAGGCCGTGGAGGTGCTCCGGAAGGCCTGGACCGGAGAGCCCTTCGAGTACCGGGGGCGTACCGTCCGGGTCACGCCCCGGCCCCACCAGGAGGGTGGGCCGAAGATCGTCCTGGGGGGGACCAGTGAGACCGCGGCGCGCCGGGCGGCCCGGCTCGGCGACGGCTTCATGCCCTCGTCGGCCCAGTTCTGGGAGCCGTACCGCGACGAGATGCTCAAGCTGGGCCGACCCGATCCCGGTCCGTTCTTCGGAGGGGACACCAGCGTGACCTGTCTGGCCCGCGACGCCGGGGCCGGCTGGAAGGCCCACGCTCCGTTCTTCCTGCACGAGATGAACGCCTACGGCCGGTGGATGCAGGACGCCGGCTTCGGCGCCGAAGGCGGCTACGAACCGACGAGCGACGCCGAGGCCCTCCGGCGGACCGGTCAGTACCGGGTCCTGACCCCCGACGAGATGGTGGGGGAGCTCCGGGAGAAGGGTCCGTTCGGGTTCGCCATGCTGCATCCCCTCGTCGGGGGCACGCCGCCGGACCTGGCGTGGGAGAGCCTCCGGCTGTTCGAGAGCGAGGTCCTGCCCCGCCTGTGACCGTGGGTCACAGGCGCAGGTACCAGCCCCCGCTCACGTTCAACGACTCCCCGGTGACGAAGGCCGCCCGGTCCGAGGCGAGGAAGGCCACCGCCTCGGCGATGTCCTCGACAGTGGCGTGCCGGCCGAGGGGCACGTCGGACCGCATGGCCTCGGCCTGCTCCGGCCGGGAGTCGACGAAGCGGGTGCCGGTCACCAGTCCCATGACCACCTCGTTGCACCGGACGTTGAGCGGCCCGCCCGCCTTGGCGATGCCCAGCATCAGCGCCCGCCCCGCCGCCTTGGAGATGGCGTACGGGGGCTCCCGCACGGTGGCCACGACGTCCGGTGCCACCGAGCCGACCATCACGATGCTCCCCCCGCCCCGCCGGCGCATGGACTGCACCGCCCCGTTGCACGAGTACCAGCAGTTGTTCACGTTGGCGTACAGGATCCGGTCGAACAGCTCGGGGTCGTGCTCGAAGATCGGCTGCTGCAGGTTGAGGGCGGCGTTCCAGACGTAGAGGTCCAGCCCCCCGCAGGTGGCCTCCACCTCGGCGAAGACCCGGTCGAAGTCGGCCCGGTGCTCGATGTCGAGCGGGGCCGCCATCCCCACCGCCCCTGGGCGAAGGTCCGCCAGCTCGTCCGCCACCTCGCGAAGACGCCCGACGTGTCGGTCCGTCGGCACGACCGTGGCCCCCCCGGCGGCCAGGCGGCGGCAGACGGCCCGACCGATGCCCGCCCCGGCCCCGGTCACCAGCGCGACCCGGCCCGCGAACTCGGCCCGGGAGTCGTCGGTCGCGGCCACCGCCCGCGGACAGTAGGCGGCGCCGGGCCGGGGGCCCGGCCCCTGCGGGAAGCGCCCGCGGCGCCCCCGCCCCGGGGCTACCGTGGTTCTGCATGTGAACCATGCGTTCGAAATGACGAACGGAGGCGGGATGAAGCTCGACCTGCTCTACGAGATCGACGTTCCGAAGCCGTGGGCCGGAACCCACCCCTACGGCCAGCGGCAGGCCGAGCAGACCGCCTACCGGGAGGCGTTCGAGCAGATCCGGCTGGCCGACCGCTTCGGGTTCCACACGACCTGGCACGTCGAGCACCACTTCCGGGAGGGCCGGTCCCACTCCCCGGCGCCCGAGGTGGTCCTCGGCGCCCTGTCCCAGTGCACCGAGAACCTCCGGCTCGGCTTCGGGGTGACCCTCATGCCCCACGCCTTCACCCCCCCGATGCGGGTGGCGGAGAAGGTGGCGACCGTCGACATCCTCTCCGGGGGCCGGGTCGAGTGGGGGACAGGCCGGTCGACCCCGATGGAGCAGACCGCCTTCGGCGTGGACCGCGACCACAGCCGGGAGCAGTGGCAGGAGGCCATCGAGGCCGTCGTGCGGATGTGGGAGGAGGAGTACTTCGAGTTCCACGGCCGGTACCTGGACTTCCCCCGGCGGATGGTGACCCCCAAGCCGGTCCAGGACCCCCACCCGCCGTGCTGGATGGCGGCCACCAGCGACGGCAGCGCCGCCGTGGCCGGCAGCCTCGGGCTCGGCCTCCTGTCGTTCTCGATCATGCAGCCCCTCGACCGCATGGCCCGCCACATCGCCGAGTACCGCAAGGCGGCGGCCGACCCGACGCCTCTCACCCGGGTCACCACCAACAAGGTGGCCGCCTACACCCTCGTGCACTGCGCCGAGACCATGGCGCAGTGCGAGGCCAACGGCATCTGGGACTCGGTGTGGTGGTGGTACAAGAACCTGGCCGAGTTCACCCTCGAGTGGGAGCTGCCCCACTTCTCCGAGGAGCAGAAGGACCAGGCCTTCCCCCTGCTGCGCCAGAGCATGGAGGGGAGCTTCGATCCCCGTTCGTTCAGCGAGGCGGACATGATCATCGTCGGCGACCCCGACCAGTGCTTCGAGAAGATGGTCCGCTACGCCGAGCTCGGGGTCGACCAGCTGATCTGCTACGTCCAGTTCGGCTACCTCTCCCACGAGTCGGTGATGCGCACCATCGAGCTGTTGGGGACCGAGGTGATCCCCCGGCTGGAGAAGGTCGGCGTGATGGTGTCGTGAACCCGGCGCCGTTCCTGCGCGGCCTCGCCTGGGCGGGGGGACCCGGTGTGCCCTATCCCCGCGCCGATCCGGCCGACCTCGACCGGCTCCCGGCCGACACGGGTGCCGCCGCCCGGACACCGGTCGGGGTCCGCATCGAGCTCACCGGAACGGCGTCCCTGGTCCGGATCGGCTACGAGACCACCACCGGAGATCTCGGCTACCGCGGCCCAGGGGCGGGAACCACCTTCGAGGCGTGGGACGGTGAGGAGCGCATCGACCGGCAGCCGGCGGCGCTGGGCGCCGGTGACGTGCAGATCCGGGCGGCGGGGCCGGGCCGGCGCACGATCGTGTACCTGCCCGAGGGGATGCATCCGGTCGTGCTCGGAGTCGAAGGCGTCGACGGCGCCGTGGAGGCGGCGGCCCCCCAGCCGCGGTGGCTGGCCTACGGGGACTCGATCGTCGAGGGCTGGGTGGCTTCGGCGCCGGCCCGGGCCTGGCCGGCGGTGGCGGGCCGGCGCTACGGGCTCGACGTCGTGAACGTCGGCTACGCCGGCGCCGCCCGGGGGGAGATCCCCACCGCCGAGCAGCTGGCGGCGGTCGGCGCCGACGTGATCTCGGTGAGCTACGGCACCAACTGCTGGAGCCGGACCCCGCATAGCGCCGGCATGGTGCACGCCGGTGCGGCCGCCTTCCTCGACGTCCTCCGCCAGGGCCATCCCCACACCCCGATCGTGGTCACCAGCCCGGTGCTGCGGCCCGACGCCGAAGCGACCGCCAACCGCCTCGGCGCCACCCTGGAGGACCTGCGCGCCGCCATCGAGGACGCCGCACTGGCCCGCGTCGCCGGCGGCGACGCCGCCACGTACCTGGTGTCGGGCCGGGAGGTGCTCGACGCCGCCCTCCTGGCCGACGGGATCCATCCCGGGGACGAGGGCCACGACATCCTGGCCGGCGTGTTCGGGGCACCGGTGGCCAACTCCGTGGAGGGATGAGATGGCGCGCCCCAATCCGGGCACGGAGCGGACCGTGGCCCTCCTGAATTTCCTGGCGTCCCGGCCCCGCGAGCGCTTCGGCCTGTCCGAGCTGTGCCGCCGCCTCGGGATCAGCAAGGCCACGGCCCACGCCCAGGTGGGCGCCCTCACCGAGGCCGGCTACCTCCTCCGTCATCCCGTCGACAAGACCTACAGCCTGGGCCCGGCCCTGATCTCGGTCGGCAACGCGGCGGCGGCGCGCCAGTACGACGTGGTGGAGGAGGCGCGGGCGCCCATGGCCCGCCTGGCCGACGAGCTCGACGTGCAGTGCGTGGCCAGCGCCGCCTACGGGGGGGAGATGGTCATGCTGGCCCGGGCCGGGCGCACCGACCCCCTGGGCGTCACCGTCGAGCTGGGTGGGCGCATTCCCCTCGTCCCGCCGCTGGGCACCGTGTTCATGGCCTGGTCGGATCCGGCGGAGATCGACGCCTGGCTGCGCCGGCTGGGACCCGACGCCGCCGACCGCGAGCTGGCGCGCTACCGGGAGGCCATCCTCACCGTGCGCCGCCGCGGCTTCTCGCTCGGGCTCGACTCGGCCAGCCGGGCCCGGCTGCAGGCGGCGCGGATGCCGGACCGCTCCCTCCCGGGCGTCGTCGACGAGCTCGGCCACGAGGAGTACATCCTCCTGGAGCTCGAGCAGTCGGCGTCGTACGACCTCAGCCTGGTGGCGGCTCCGGTCTTCGGCGGCGACGGGCGGGTGGTGCTGGCCGTCACGCTCTTCGGGTTCCGCGCCCCGCTCCGCGGCCGTGACGTCCCGGAGGTGGCCGCCCGGCTCCGGGAGGAGACCGGTTCGGTGACCAAGGCCATCGGGGGCGTCGAGCCCGACCCGAGGTGACGGCCGCTCAGCCCGGTCGGTCCGATGCCCGCCCGTCGGTCGTCACCCGCCGGAGGGAGAACAG
This is a stretch of genomic DNA from Acidimicrobiales bacterium. It encodes these proteins:
- a CDS encoding GDSL-type esterase/lipase family protein; amino-acid sequence: MNPAPFLRGLAWAGGPGVPYPRADPADLDRLPADTGAAARTPVGVRIELTGTASLVRIGYETTTGDLGYRGPGAGTTFEAWDGEERIDRQPAALGAGDVQIRAAGPGRRTIVYLPEGMHPVVLGVEGVDGAVEAAAPQPRWLAYGDSIVEGWVASAPARAWPAVAGRRYGLDVVNVGYAGAARGEIPTAEQLAAVGADVISVSYGTNCWSRTPHSAGMVHAGAAAFLDVLRQGHPHTPIVVTSPVLRPDAEATANRLGATLEDLRAAIEDAALARVAGGDAATYLVSGREVLDAALLADGIHPGDEGHDILAGVFGAPVANSVEG
- a CDS encoding LLM class flavin-dependent oxidoreductase, coding for MALFGLRFDFRNPAVAGTAMSERYAAALDMAEWADGLGAVAITLSEHHGSEDGYLPSALTMAAAVAARTRNARLTIAAIVAPLHDPIRLAEEAAIVDLLSGGRLDLILVNGYVAGEFEMFGVPLGERVRRTVEAVEVLRKAWTGEPFEYRGRTVRVTPRPHQEGGPKIVLGGTSETAARRAARLGDGFMPSSAQFWEPYRDEMLKLGRPDPGPFFGGDTSVTCLARDAGAGWKAHAPFFLHEMNAYGRWMQDAGFGAEGGYEPTSDAEALRRTGQYRVLTPDEMVGELREKGPFGFAMLHPLVGGTPPDLAWESLRLFESEVLPRL
- a CDS encoding VOC family protein, with translation MTPEPAGLTVSHIGICVSDLERSLRFYCDGLGFSPAERHAIGNEFADTLEVPGDVVLTSQFIRRAGLSVELLHYSSPAVTGRPASTRNQLGITHLSFVVADLDAAAARLEECGGTVVEPTRTKGEGVYLLFVADPDGTRVELMQF
- a CDS encoding LLM class flavin-dependent oxidoreductase, yielding MTNGGGMKLDLLYEIDVPKPWAGTHPYGQRQAEQTAYREAFEQIRLADRFGFHTTWHVEHHFREGRSHSPAPEVVLGALSQCTENLRLGFGVTLMPHAFTPPMRVAEKVATVDILSGGRVEWGTGRSTPMEQTAFGVDRDHSREQWQEAIEAVVRMWEEEYFEFHGRYLDFPRRMVTPKPVQDPHPPCWMAATSDGSAAVAGSLGLGLLSFSIMQPLDRMARHIAEYRKAAADPTPLTRVTTNKVAAYTLVHCAETMAQCEANGIWDSVWWWYKNLAEFTLEWELPHFSEEQKDQAFPLLRQSMEGSFDPRSFSEADMIIVGDPDQCFEKMVRYAELGVDQLICYVQFGYLSHESVMRTIELLGTEVIPRLEKVGVMVS
- a CDS encoding nuclear transport factor 2 family protein yields the protein MLSLQEISDRLEIQDLLVRYSHAVDSRDWDAFEKVFTADAVIDYTEMGGPRGGVKETRAFLESAMPMFSSFQHMIANTVLELDGDTARARTICHNPMVLDRGEGQTHVFFCGLWYRDVLARTPEGWRIKDRYEERSYFHNAPPDVAAAAS
- a CDS encoding helix-turn-helix domain-containing protein, whose protein sequence is MALLNFLASRPRERFGLSELCRRLGISKATAHAQVGALTEAGYLLRHPVDKTYSLGPALISVGNAAAARQYDVVEEARAPMARLADELDVQCVASAAYGGEMVMLARAGRTDPLGVTVELGGRIPLVPPLGTVFMAWSDPAEIDAWLRRLGPDAADRELARYREAILTVRRRGFSLGLDSASRARLQAARMPDRSLPGVVDELGHEEYILLELEQSASYDLSLVAAPVFGGDGRVVLAVTLFGFRAPLRGRDVPEVAARLREETGSVTKAIGGVEPDPR
- a CDS encoding SDR family oxidoreductase, with the translated sequence MAATDDSRAEFAGRVALVTGAGAGIGRAVCRRLAAGGATVVPTDRHVGRLREVADELADLRPGAVGMAAPLDIEHRADFDRVFAEVEATCGGLDLYVWNAALNLQQPIFEHDPELFDRILYANVNNCWYSCNGAVQSMRRRGGGSIVMVGSVAPDVVATVREPPYAISKAAGRALMLGIAKAGGPLNVRCNEVVMGLVTGTRFVDSRPEQAEAMRSDVPLGRHATVEDIAEAVAFLASDRAAFVTGESLNVSGGWYLRL
- a CDS encoding nuclear transport factor 2 family protein, with translation MDERGAISNLVYAYADRIDAGDFEGVADLLRDAVVSAEGNDAVYRGYDAILGMYTAATRRYEDGTPRTKHVTTNLAVELDEGGRKATARSYFTVLQAVPGQLALQPVIAGRYRDGFELGGTGWRFTSRHMIVDLVGDLSHHLLYELPEETGRT